A genomic segment from Drosophila miranda strain MSH22 chromosome 3, D.miranda_PacBio2.1, whole genome shotgun sequence encodes:
- the LOC108160939 gene encoding larval cuticle protein 2 produces MFKFVMVFAVLGLAAAVAPVSRSDDVHAEVKVLSSDVRADGFDTDLVVDNSIQQAASGDIHGNAHGSFSWISPEGEHVDIKYVADENGYQPVGAVLPTPPPIPEAIVRALAWLEAHPQAPEHGAHH; encoded by the exons ATGTTCAAGTTT GTAATGGTCTTCGCAGTTTTGGGATTGGCAGCCGCCGTTGCTCCCGTTTCGCGCTCGGACGATGTCCACGCCGAGGTCAAGGTCCTCAGCTCGGACGTTCGTGCCGATGGCTTCGACACCGATCTCGTGGTTGATAACAGCATTCAGCAAGCCGCCAGCGGTGACATCCATGGAAATGCCCACGGTAGCTTCAGCTGGATCTCGCCCGAGGGCGAGCACGTTGATATCAAGTATGTGGCCGATGAGAACGGCTACCAGCCCGTGGGTGCCGTGCTCCCCACTCCACCACCAATTCCAGAGGCTATTGTCCGTGCCCTTGCCTGGCTGGAGGCTCACCCCCAAGCTCCGGAGCACGGAGCTCATCATTAA
- the LOC108158295 gene encoding larval cuticle protein III/IV, with amino-acid sequence MFKILLVCALAALVAANENAEVKELVNEVNPDGFKTVVSLSDGSASQASGDVHGNIDGVFEWVSPEGVHVRVAYKADENGYQPSSDLLPVAPPIPEAILKSLAWIEAHPSKE; translated from the exons ATGTTCAAGATC CTGCTTGTCTGCGCCCTTGCCGCCCTTGTGGCCGCTAACGAGAATGCCGAGGTCAAGGAGCTGGTCAATGAGGTGAATCCCGATGGCTTCAAGACAGTGGTGTCCCTGAGCGACGGTTCTGCCTCCCAGGCCAGCGGCGATGTGCACGGCAACATTGATGGCGTCTTCGAGTGGGTCTCCCCCGAGGGTGTCCACGTTCGCGTCGCCTACAAGGCCGATGAGAATGGCTACCAGCCCTCTAGCGATCTTCTGCCCGTCGCCCCACCAATCCCAGAGGCCATCCTGAAGTCTCTGGCTTGGATCGAGGCCCACCCCAGCAAGGAATAG
- the LOC108158286 gene encoding larval cuticle protein III/IV, giving the protein MFKILLVCALAALVAANENAEVKELVNEVNPDGFKTVVSLSDGSASQASGDVHGNIDGVFEWVSPEGVHVRVAYKADENGYQPSSDLLPVAPPIPEAILKSLAWIEAHPSKE; this is encoded by the exons ATGTTCAAGATC CTGCTTGTCTGCGCCCTTGCCGCCCTTGTGGCCGCCAACGAGAATGCTGAGGTCAAGGAGCTGGTCAATGAGGTGAATCCCGATGGCTTCAAGACAGTGGTGTCCCTGAGCGACGGTTCTGCCTCCCAGGCCAGCGGCGATGTGCACGGCAACATTGATGGCGTCTTTGAGTGGGTCTCCCCCGAGGGTGTCCACGTTCGCGTCGCCTACAAGGCCGATGAGAATGGCTACCAGCCCTCTAGCGATCTTCTGCCCGTCGCCCCACCAATCCCAGAGGCCATCCTGAAGTCTCTGGCTTGGATCGAGGCCCACCCCAGCAAGGAATAG
- the LOC108160346 gene encoding probable cytochrome P450 4ad1 — MFLVAIAIILATILVFKGVKIFNYIDHMAGIMEMIPGPTPYPFVGNIFQFGLKPAEYPKKVLQYCRKYDFQGFRSLVFLQYHMMLSDPAEIQNILSSSSLLYKEHLYSFLRPWLGDGLLTSSGARWLKHQKLYMPAFERSAIEGYLRVVHRTGGKFVQRLNELTETLEIFDAQELVAKCTLDIVCENATGLVSNSLNDEPSDLHGAIKDLCDVVQERTFSIVKRFDALFRLTSYYMKQRRALSLLRREIYRIITQRRQQLADENTCGERTQQINKPFLDVLLAAKLDGRALKEREIIEEISTFIFAGHDPVAAAISFTLYTLSRHTEIQQRVFEEQQRIFGQDLTAEADIGRLDQMRYLELVIRETLRLYPSVPLIARTNRKPIDINGTKVAKRTTVIMCLIAMGYNEKYFEEPCVFRPERFETAGADVGIEAFKSVPFSAGPRRCIAEKFAMYQLKALLSQLVRNFEILPAVNGLSSGINDHSQVECVPQSEYDPVLNIRVTLKSENGIQIRLGKRAFVE; from the exons ATGTTTTTGGTTGCAATTGCCATCATTTTGGCCACCATTTTGGTGTTCAAAGGTGTCAAGATATTCAACTACATAGACCACATGGCTGGCATTATGGAAATGATACCAGGACCAACGCCCTACCCCTTTGTGGGCAATATATTTCAGTTCGGTCTGAAGCCAGCGG AGTATCCAAAAAAGGTTTTGCAGTATTGTCGGAAATATGATTTTCAGGGATTTCGTTCACTGGTCTTCCTGCAGTATCACATGATGCTTAGTGATCCAGCGGAAATTCAG AACATTTTGTCGAGTTCATCTCTGCTGTACAAGGAGCACTTATACTCCTTTTTACGACCCTGGCTTGGCGATGGCCTCCTAACCAGTTCCGGTGCCCGTTGGCTGAAGCATCAAAAGCTCTATATGCCGGCCTTTGAACGGTCGGCCATTGAGGGCTATCTGCGTGTGGTTCATCGAACAGGCGGCAAATTTGTGCAGAGGCTCAATGAACTGACAGAGACGCTGGAGATTTTCGACGCCCAGGAGCTGGTGGCCAAATGTACTCTGGATATTGTGTGTG AGAACGCCACTGGTCTGGTCAGCAACTCACTCAACGATGAGCCGTCCGATTTGCATGGGGCCATCAAGGA TCTCTGCGATGTCGTCCAGGAGCGCACCTTCAGCATCGTGAAGCGTTTCGATGCCCTCTTCCGCCTCACGTCGTACTACATGAAGCAGCGAAGAGCACTGTCTCTGCTCCGCAGGGAAATCTACCGA ATTATCACGCAGCGACGCCAACAACTGGCGGATGAGAACACTTGTGGGGAAAGGACACAACAAATCAATAAACCATTCCTCGATGTCCTCCTGGCTGCTAAGCTAGACGGGCGTGCCCTTAAGGAACGAGAGATTATAGAGGAAATATCCACATTTATATTTGCA GGCCACGATCCAGTTGCTGCCGCCATTTCCTTCACCCTGTACACACTCTCCCGGCACACGGAGATTCAGCAAAGAGTTTTCGAGGAGCAGCAGCGCATCTTTGGCCAGGATCTCACGGCAGAAGCGGATATAGGCAGGCTGGATCAGATGCGCTACCTGGAGCTGGTCATACGCGAGACACTGCGTCTGTACCCGTCCGTCCCGCTGATAGCGAGAACCAACCGCAAACCCATCGATATCA ACGGCACCAAGGTGGCGAAACGCACCACGGTCATTATGTGTCTGATTGCCATGGGTTACAATGAGAAGTACTTCGAGGAGCCGTGCGTCTTCCGCCCAGAGAGATTCGAGACTGCAGGCGCAGATGTCGGCATCGAAGCCTTCAAGAGTGTCCCCTTCAGTGCTGGGCCCAGGCGTTGCATTG CCGAAAAGTTTGCCATGTATCAGCTTAAGGCCCTGCTATCTCAGTTGGTGCGCAACTTCGAGATCCTGCCCGCTGTAAATGGCTTGTCTTCGGGCATCAACGATCACTCCCAGGTAGAGTGTGTTCCCCAGAGCGAGTACGATCCAGTGCTGAATATTCGGGTGACTCTCAAGTCGGAGAATGGCATACAAATCAGGCTGGGCAAACGAGCATTTGTGGAGTGA
- the LOC108160938 gene encoding larval cuticle protein 1 gives MFKFVMVFAVLGVAAAGVAHVPHPQVSHPVGRSEDVHAEVKSEHSDVRADGFDADLLVSNSIQQASSGDVHGNIHGSFSWISPEGEHVEIKYVADENGYQPVGAVLPTPPPIPEAIARAVAWLEAHPQAPEPVHHSHH, from the exons ATGTTCAAGTTT GTGATGGTGTTCGCAGTTTTGGGAGTGGCCGCCGCCGGCGTAGCGCATGTTCCCCATCCTCAGGTATCCCACCCAGTGGGACGCTCCGAGGATGTCCATGCCGAGGTCAAGTCCGAGCACAGCGATGTTCGCGCCGACGGCTTCGATGCTGATCTCCTGGTGTCCAACAGCATCCAGCAGGCTTCCAGCGGTGATGTCCATGGCAACATCCACGGCAGCTTCAGCTGGATCTCGCCCGAGGGCGAGCACGTTGAGATCAAGTATGTGGCCGACGAGAATGGCTACCAGCCCGTGGGTGCCGTGCTCCCCACTCCACCACCAATCCCAGAGGCCATTGCCCGTGCCGTTGCCTGGCTGGAGGCGCACCCACAGGCCCCCGAGCCCGTTCACCATTCCCATCACTAA